In Candidatus Defluviibacterium haderslevense, the following are encoded in one genomic region:
- a CDS encoding acyl-CoA thioesterase, with translation MIHNHPESRIRVRFKDCDPLGHLYNTRFLEYMLEAREDHIMEYYSLNLEDYAIQHGRAWVVAAHQIAYYKEAKRNEYVRIKSAMVYYDEKSIINEYQMWDDNMEQLKALMWTTFLHIDLKLKKVSPHDAKMMEQLKDIHLEIEETDFAKRSLSLRNKKTIEIEKT, from the coding sequence ATGATCCATAACCATCCAGAAAGCAGAATTAGAGTTCGTTTTAAAGACTGTGACCCATTGGGACATTTATACAATACCCGATTTCTGGAGTATATGTTGGAAGCTCGGGAGGACCATATTATGGAATACTACAGCTTAAATCTTGAAGATTATGCCATTCAGCATGGACGTGCTTGGGTCGTTGCTGCACATCAGATAGCTTATTACAAGGAAGCCAAACGCAATGAATATGTAAGAATCAAATCGGCCATGGTGTACTATGATGAAAAATCGATCATCAATGAATATCAGATGTGGGATGACAACATGGAACAACTTAAAGCACTCATGTGGACCACGTTTTTGCACATTGACCTAAAACTAAAAAAAGTAAGTCCTCACGATGCTAAAATGATGGAACAATTGAAAGATATACACTTAGAAATTGAGGAAACCGATTTCGCAAAACGATCTCTTTCTTTACGTAATAAAAAAACTATTGAGATCGAAAAGACTTAA
- a CDS encoding T9SS type A sorting domain-containing protein has translation MRILSFLVCCFCIALGYDVQGQGIYESVKILKDATVTKRVDPCYFPTVIDSASHGTLTFTKIGSSKYDILYTPDNGFLGNDTVVVEYKTASDVSGLIKYKSYVYTMANSYLEPVNDFISIYKDQTNQTINPLLNDYTSVTGPNPIHLSGECALVNSLINVSKLNDSIIQFSAKPGYDGPASIQYKVCDSFGLCQTASIKVYIVDTTNIPNSDTINIGTPEDVSVQITLPYSGFTISNNADHGYVEIEAASVVYKPFSNYNGKDTFLLSLNGMTRLVCMSVYAQAEPNSIIVPDVFFTPVNKEITFNVSLNDVQSIVEKYNILLDLGPNKGTLVKLDNHGLFKFTPENNYSGEQSFTYKVCPQGICEKAKVTLFIGDQQPRDLDYKFATPKNTPLVLSYAVPVDVYNFSASSDSVKFYPGWDTVHVKYNNSCTQDVIGFNQLIFYPKYNTTYLDTFEVNYCIAGSNRCFTLKCEVDVFYETKNCDKQCVGDCVWPGDVDYDGIVDMKDMLHVAYQIGKTGPSRTYQNSDFRSHKANNWSEQLSGRSVNLKNADTNGDSTISSADTLAISENYHQTHSLVPQGVYSRGDFPFNLEVLTPEAESGDVAMIEVQLGDSQYPVINLSGYTYNLDYNTNAVVEGTLGIDFYERGWFANNAATLNMYKIPWVGRLESGFARANALKASGQGGTEVIVFVIEDNLDIFRDDDGIYEVPFYFKNIVIQNGAGEMQQLEDKTAIIKLKRAHKNQKPVLDASKLLVYPNPTSDMINLHLNGRNSLVSYSILSMDGRLIQSNKNIDPKHNMISLEGLNNGLYLIKAETILGPITKKIEIMK, from the coding sequence TTGAGAATATTGTCTTTCCTCGTTTGCTGTTTTTGTATTGCTTTGGGCTATGATGTTCAAGGGCAGGGGATTTACGAAAGTGTCAAAATTCTGAAGGACGCCACTGTTACTAAAAGGGTCGATCCTTGCTATTTTCCTACAGTTATCGATTCTGCTTCACATGGAACCTTAACTTTTACTAAAATAGGATCCTCCAAATACGATATTTTATATACTCCTGATAATGGATTTCTTGGAAATGATACGGTTGTTGTGGAATACAAAACGGCTTCTGATGTTTCCGGATTGATCAAATATAAGTCGTATGTATACACGATGGCTAATTCCTATCTTGAGCCGGTTAACGATTTTATTAGTATTTACAAAGATCAAACGAATCAGACCATTAATCCCCTGTTAAATGATTATACTTCAGTTACTGGTCCTAATCCTATTCATCTAAGTGGTGAGTGTGCTTTAGTGAATTCCTTAATCAATGTATCGAAGTTGAATGATTCCATTATACAGTTTAGTGCTAAACCGGGTTATGATGGACCGGCTAGTATTCAATACAAAGTATGTGATAGTTTTGGATTGTGTCAGACCGCAAGTATAAAAGTGTACATAGTTGATACTACGAATATTCCCAATTCGGATACTATTAATATAGGAACACCTGAGGATGTATCTGTTCAGATTACCCTCCCGTATTCAGGATTCACCATCTCCAATAATGCGGATCATGGTTATGTAGAAATTGAAGCAGCTTCAGTGGTCTATAAGCCTTTCAGCAATTATAACGGTAAAGATACGTTTCTCTTGAGCCTGAATGGGATGACCCGATTGGTATGTATGAGTGTTTATGCCCAAGCAGAACCCAATTCTATCATAGTTCCGGATGTATTTTTTACACCAGTCAATAAAGAGATTACTTTCAATGTGTCCTTGAATGATGTTCAAAGTATCGTTGAGAAGTATAATATATTACTTGATTTAGGACCTAATAAGGGTACTTTGGTGAAGTTGGATAATCATGGTTTGTTTAAATTTACACCTGAAAATAATTATTCCGGCGAGCAGTCTTTTACTTATAAGGTATGTCCACAAGGTATCTGTGAGAAAGCAAAAGTGACCCTTTTTATAGGTGATCAACAACCGAGGGATTTGGACTATAAATTTGCTACCCCAAAAAATACCCCTTTGGTTTTAAGTTATGCCGTGCCGGTCGATGTGTATAATTTCTCGGCTTCCAGTGATTCTGTTAAATTTTATCCAGGATGGGATACGGTGCACGTCAAGTATAACAACTCTTGTACGCAAGATGTTATAGGCTTTAATCAACTGATATTTTATCCCAAATACAATACGACGTATCTAGATACTTTTGAAGTCAATTACTGTATTGCCGGGAGCAATAGATGTTTCACTTTGAAATGTGAAGTGGATGTGTTTTATGAGACTAAAAATTGTGACAAACAGTGTGTTGGCGATTGTGTTTGGCCAGGAGACGTGGATTATGATGGGATAGTTGATATGAAAGATATGCTTCATGTTGCTTACCAAATTGGTAAAACCGGACCATCTAGAACTTACCAGAATAGTGATTTTCGTTCCCACAAAGCCAATAACTGGTCTGAACAATTATCTGGCAGATCGGTAAATCTTAAGAATGCTGATACCAATGGAGATAGCACCATCAGTTCCGCTGATACTTTAGCCATATCAGAAAATTATCATCAAACCCATTCCCTAGTACCTCAAGGGGTCTACTCCAGAGGAGATTTTCCTTTTAATTTAGAAGTGTTAACCCCTGAAGCAGAATCAGGTGATGTCGCCATGATTGAAGTGCAATTAGGAGATAGCCAATATCCTGTCATCAACTTAAGTGGATATACCTACAATCTGGATTATAACACGAATGCAGTGGTTGAAGGTACTTTGGGTATAGATTTTTACGAACGTGGATGGTTTGCGAATAATGCCGCTACCTTGAATATGTATAAAATTCCTTGGGTTGGACGTTTGGAATCAGGCTTTGCCCGGGCCAATGCCCTTAAAGCTAGTGGACAAGGTGGAACTGAAGTAATTGTATTTGTAATTGAAGATAATCTTGATATTTTTAGAGATGATGATGGCATCTATGAAGTTCCGTTCTACTTTAAGAATATAGTGATTCAGAATGGCGCAGGAGAGATGCAGCAACTTGAAGACAAGACTGCAATTATTAAGTTGAAGAGAGCCCATAAAAATCAAAAGCCGGTGCTCGATGCATCTAAATTATTGGTGTATCCGAATCCAACTTCAGATATGATTAATTTACACCTTAATGGTAGGAATTCTCTCGTGAGTTACAGTATTCTGTCTATGGACGGCAGATTAATCCAATCGAATAAAAATATCGATCCTAAGCATAATATGATTTCTCTGGAAGGTTTGAATAACGGACTTTATCTCATTAAGGCCGAAACCATACTAGGACCTATTACGAAGAAGATCGAAATCATGAAATAA
- a CDS encoding phosphatidylserine decarboxylase family protein produces the protein MIHKEGYSWILISLIAYIVIVIGLNYTGTWLVWPISIILGILFLIIVNFFRNPNRKLLEINDQKIIAPADGKVVVIEKTFESEYFKDERIQVSIFMNPLNVHVNRYPISGVVSYSQYHKGKYLVAWHPKASTENERTTVVIKRKDGTEILMRQIAGALAKRICCYSKAGDTATQGDDMGFIKFGSRVDLYLPLGTNISVSLEQKVQGNIDVIGILNS, from the coding sequence ATGATACACAAAGAAGGATATTCCTGGATACTGATTTCTCTGATTGCCTATATCGTTATTGTAATTGGATTAAATTATACTGGCACTTGGTTGGTCTGGCCAATAAGTATTATACTTGGTATTTTGTTTCTGATTATTGTGAATTTTTTTAGAAATCCAAATCGTAAATTACTTGAAATTAATGATCAAAAAATCATTGCTCCTGCCGATGGCAAAGTCGTTGTCATTGAAAAAACCTTTGAATCAGAATATTTCAAAGATGAACGTATTCAGGTTTCTATTTTTATGAATCCACTTAATGTTCATGTGAATCGATATCCTATATCCGGAGTGGTTTCCTATTCACAATATCATAAGGGCAAATATTTGGTAGCATGGCACCCAAAAGCCTCTACAGAAAATGAACGTACTACAGTGGTTATAAAACGCAAAGACGGAACAGAAATCTTAATGCGACAAATAGCCGGTGCTCTGGCCAAGCGCATCTGTTGTTATTCAAAAGCTGGCGATACGGCCACACAAGGAGATGACATGGGCTTTATAAAATTTGGATCAAGAGTAGATTTATATCTTCCATTAGGCACCAACATCAGTGTAAGTTTGGAACAAAAAGTACAGGGCAATATTGATGTTATTGGAATTCTAAATTCATAA
- a CDS encoding phosphatidate cytidylyltransferase, whose amino-acid sequence MLKRTITGLSMAAVMIYALLTSITTALLLLSVILVFSAVEWNRHFNFSAPKLKGLYFFITIILLCTVLGIIVYSNPFLPIHSLYGILSHAASVFILYVCYQIFIKNKSPLSFCNSIFAYAYLLLPIVIAALFLVDQFELHRWWIFTLIFMNWGNDTMAYLIGRPFGKTPLAPKISPKKTVEGTIGGVFGCLLGAWIMNTYFVANPLPLSLLILLAVMISIVGSLGDLFESALKRSIDIKDSGSILPGHGGFLDRFDSFYFIIPVGVLLLYIFETYYL is encoded by the coding sequence ATGCTTAAAAGAACTATTACAGGATTAAGCATGGCTGCTGTTATGATCTATGCACTTTTGACTTCAATAACAACTGCCTTATTGTTATTAAGTGTTATTTTAGTTTTTAGTGCTGTAGAATGGAACCGTCATTTTAACTTTTCAGCTCCTAAACTAAAGGGTCTTTACTTTTTTATTACGATCATTCTATTGTGTACTGTTCTTGGTATAATAGTATACAGCAACCCATTCCTTCCAATTCATTCCCTTTATGGAATATTAAGTCATGCTGCAAGTGTATTCATTCTGTATGTTTGTTACCAAATATTTATAAAAAACAAATCTCCTTTATCCTTTTGCAACAGCATTTTTGCGTACGCCTACTTATTATTACCGATAGTCATAGCAGCTTTATTTCTTGTAGATCAATTTGAGCTTCATCGATGGTGGATATTTACATTAATATTTATGAATTGGGGTAATGACACCATGGCTTATTTGATTGGTCGTCCTTTTGGAAAAACACCTTTAGCTCCCAAAATATCACCTAAAAAAACAGTTGAAGGCACTATCGGAGGGGTATTCGGTTGTCTTTTAGGTGCATGGATTATGAACACTTATTTTGTGGCCAATCCCCTACCTCTAAGTTTATTGATTTTACTTGCAGTAATGATTAGTATTGTTGGATCTTTAGGCGATCTTTTTGAATCTGCATTGAAACGGAGTATTGATATTAAAGATAGTGGTTCGATATTACCTGGCCATGGTGGTTTTCTAGACAGATTTGATAGTTTTTATTTTATAATACCTGTTGGTGTTTTACTTTTATATATTTTTGAAACCTATTATTTATGA